The proteins below are encoded in one region of Ricinus communis isolate WT05 ecotype wild-type chromosome 6, ASM1957865v1, whole genome shotgun sequence:
- the LOC8270734 gene encoding ethylene receptor produces MESCNCIDPPWPAEELLMKYQYISDFFIALAYFSIPLELIYFVKKSAVFPYRWVLVQFGAFIVLCGATHLINLWTFTMHSRTVAIVMTTAKVLTAVVSCATALMLVHIIPDLLSVKTRELFLKNKAAELDREMGLIRTQEETGRHVRMLTHEIRSTLDRHTILKTTLVELGRTLALEECALWMPTRTGLELQLSYTLRQQNPVGYTVPIQLPVINQVFSRNRAVKISPNCPVARIRPFAGKYIPGEVVAVRVPLLHLSNFQINDWPELSTKRYALMVLMLPSDSARQWHAYELELVEVVADQVAVALSHAAILEESMRARDLLMEQNVALDHARREAETAIRARNDFLAVMNHEMRTPMHAIIALSSLLQETELTPEQRLMVETILKSSNLLATLINDVLDLSRLEDGSFQLDMGTINLHAVFREVLNLIKPIASVKKLPITLTLSPDLPEYAIGDEKRLMQTILNVVGNAVKFSKEGNILITASVAKLESLKDLRLPDFFPVTSDNHFYLRVQVKDEGLGVNPQDIPKLFTKFAQSQSLATRNSGGSGLGLAICKRFVNLMEGHIWIESEGLGKGCTAIFVVKLGVLERSNESKLPFMSKLPANHGQTNFSGLKVLVMDDNGVSRMVTKGLLVHLGCDVTTVGSSDECLRVVSQDHKVVFMDVCVLDGFEVAIRMHEKFTKRHERPLIVALTGNTNKVTKENCMRVGMDGVILKPVSVEKMRAVLSDLLEHRVLFEAM; encoded by the exons ATGGAATCTTGCAATTGCATTGACCCACCATGGCCAGCTGAGGAGTTATTGATGAAGTACCAATATATTTCAGATTTCTTCATTGCTCTTGCCTATTTTTCCATCCCTCTAGAGCTTATTTACTTTGTTAAGAAATCTGCAGTGTTTCCATATCGATGGGTGCTTGTGCAGTTTGGTGCTTTTATAGTTCTATGTGGGGCAACGCATCTTATTAACTTATGGACTTTTACTATGCACTCACGAACTGTGGCCATTGTAATGACCACGGCGAAAGTTTTGACTGCTGTGGTGTCATGTGCTACTGCACTTATGCTAGTACACATTATTCCTGATCTTTTGAGTGTTAAAACTAGAGAactatttttgaaaaacaaaGCTGCAGAATTGGATAGGGAGATGGGTCTGATTCGTACACAGGAAGAAACAGGCCGGCATGTTAGGATGCTGACTCATGAAATCAGAAGCACACTTGATAGGCATACTATTCTAAAGACCACTCTTGTTGAACTAGGTAGGACCTTGGCATTGGAAGAGTGTGCCTTGTGGATGCCCACGCGGACTGGGTTGGAACTTCAACTTTCGTACACTCTTCGTCAGCAGAATCCTGTTGGATATACTGTACCTATCCAACTTCCTGTCATTAATCAAGTATTCAGTCGCAATCGTGCTGTTAAAATATCACCTAATTGTCCAGTTGCAAGAATACGGCCTTTTGCTGGAAAATATATCCCTGGGGAGGTGGTTGCTGTTCGTGTGCCACTTCTTCATCTCTCTAATTTCCAAATTAATGATTGGCCCGAGCTTTCTACCAAACGTTATGCTTTGATGGTTTTAATGCTTCCCTCAGATAGTGCAAGGCAGTGGCATGCTTATGAGTTGGAGCTCGTTGAAGTAGTTGCTGATCAG GTGGCTGTTGCTCTATCACATGCTGCTATCTTAGAAGAGTCGATGAGGGCAAGGGATCTTCTTATGGAGCAGAATGTTGCACTTGATCATGCAAGGAGAGAAGCAGAAACAGCTATCCGTGCTCGCAATGATTTCTTAGCGGTCATGAACCATGAGATGAGAACTCCCATGCATGCAATTATTGCACTTTCTTCCCTGCTGCAAGAAACTGAGCTGACACCTGAGCAGCGCCTGATGGTTGAGACAATTCTAAAGAGTAGTAATCTCTTGGCTACTCTAATTAATGATGTATTAGACCTTTCAAGGCTTGAAGATGGCAGCTTTCAGCTTGACATGGGAACTATTAATCTTCATGCTGTGTTCAGGGAG GTTCTTAACTTGATCAAACCTATTGCGTCTGTTAAAAAGTTGCCTATTACATTAACTTTGTCTCCAGATTTGCCAGAATACGCCATTGGTGATGAAAAACGCCTTATGCAGACAATATTAAATGTTGTTGGTAATGCTGTGAAGTTCTCAAAAGAAGGCAACATCTTAATCACTGCTTCTGTTGCGAAATTAGAGTCTTTAAAAGATCTTCGGCTTCCTGATTTTTTTCCAGTAACAAGCGATAATCACTTCTATTTGCGTGTACAG GTAAAAGATGAGGGACTAGGCGTAAATCCCCAAGATATCCCTAAATTATTTACCAAATTTGCACAAAGCCAATCTTTAGCAACCAGAAATTCCGGTGGCAGTGGACTTGGCCTTGCAATTTGTAAGAG ATTTGTAAATCTTATGGAAGGACACATTTGGATTGAAAGCGAAGGTCTTGGCAAGGGCTGCACTGCAATCTTTGTTGTTAAACTTGGTGTTCTTGAGCGCTCAAACGAATCTAAGCTTCCTTTCATGTCAAAATTGCCAGCAAATCATGGACAGACAAATTTTTCTGGGCTCAAAGTTCTTGTGATGGATGATAACGG GGTTAGCAGGATGGTAACCAAAGGACTTCTTGTGCACTTAGGATGTGATGTGACGACTGTGGGCTCAAGTGATGAGTGTTTAAGAGTAGTTTCTCAGGATCACAAGGTCGTATTTATGGATGTCTGCGTGCTTGATGGTTTTGAAGTTGCTATCCGCATGCatgaaaaatttacaaaacGTCATGAAAGACCATTAATTGTAGCACTTACTGGAAACACAAACAAAGTGACAAAGGAAAACTGCATGAGGGTCGGCATGGATGGTGTAATACTGAAACCTGTCTCTGTTGAAAAGATGAGAGCTGTTTTATCTGATCTTTTGGAGCATCGGGTTCTATTTGAGGCCATGTAA
- the LOC8270733 gene encoding chlorophyll a-b binding protein 6, chloroplastic — MATNTLMSCGIATAFPSLLSSSKSKFASSVPLPCVNGSSSRITMSADWMPGQPRPPYLDGSAPGDFGFDPLRLGEVPENLERFKESELIHCRWAMLAVPGILVPEALGLGNWVKAQEWAAIPGGQATYLGQPVPWGTLPTILVIEFLAIAFVEHQRSMEKDPEKKKYPGGAFDPLGYSKDPAKFHEYKVKEIKNGRLALLAFVGICVQQSAYPGTGPLENLATHLADPWHNNIGDIIIPTSFSP; from the exons ATGGCCACTAACACATTGATGAGCTGTGGCATTGCCACTGCTTTcccttctcttctttcttcttccaagTCCAAATTTGCTTCTTCTGTTCCTCTTCCTTGTGTTAATGGCTCATCTTCACGTATCACCATGTCTGCTGATTGGATGCCTGGCCAGCCCCGCCCGCCTTATCTTGATGGCTCAGCTCCTGG tGACTTTGGATTCGACCCTCTTCGGCTAGGTGAGGTTCCAGAGAATCTTGAAAGATTTAAGGAGTCTGAACTCATTCACTGCAGATGGGCTATGCTCGCTGTG CCTGGAATCCTAGTACCAGAGGCCTTGGGTTTGGGCAACTGGGTGAAGGCACAAGAGTGGGCTGCAATTCCAGGTGGTCAAGCAACTTACTTAGGCCAACCAGTTCCGTGGGGAACCCTTCCTACAATTTTGGTGATTGAGTTCTTAGCCATTGCCTTTGTTGAGCACCAACGGAGCATGGAGAAAGACCCTGAGAAGAAGAAGTACCCAGGTGGTGCTTTTGATCCCTTGGGTTACTCCAAGGACCCTGCTAAGTTCCACGAATACAAGGTCAAGGAAATCAAGAATG GTCGGCTAGCACTGTTAGCATTTGTTGGGATCTGTGTGCAACAATCAGCATACCCAGGCACTGGACCATTGGAGAACTTGGCAACTCACTTGGCTGACCCATGGCACAACAACATTGGGGATATAATCATCCCCACATCGTTTTCACcttga
- the LOC8270732 gene encoding uncharacterized protein slr1919 isoform X1, translating into MATLAAVISASATTASSSIKPTYCFLRKSWESKTAKGKEVRVIGNFSHFGETVHKDFEFIKKGVSKGVNWANEAFKIPQVFKTLDDFLWLKNLEDPHASPLEPLSWPHPSYPGLTGMDLFMADLKALEAYASYFYYLSKLWSKPLPEVYDPQDVADYFSCRPHVVALRLLEVFSAFASATIRIRASGMRKFLQPNSDRDVNGNISQYNFGVVLKETMLNLGPTFIKVGQSLSTRPDIIGTEISKALSELHDQIPPFPRTMAMKIVEEELGSPVESFFSCISEEPVAAASFGQVYRANTLDGCNVALKVQRPNLRHVVVRDIYILRLGLGLVQKIAKRKNDLRLYADELGKGLVGELDYSLEAANASKFQDIHSSFKFMHVPKIYHHLTRKRVLTMEWVVGESPTDLLSISAGNAVDHGYAYSERQKTEAKRRLLDLVSKGVEASLVQLLETGLLHADPHPGNLRYTSSGQLGFLDFGLLCQMEKKHQFAMLASIVHIVNGDWESLVRALIEMDIVRPGTNLRRVTMELENSLGEVEFRDGIPDVKFSRVLSKIWSVALKYHFRMPPYYTLVLRSLASLEGLAVAADPNFKTFEAAYPYVVRKLLTENSNETRRILHSVVLNKRKEFRWDRLALFLRVGSTRKVLNRAIAPKSESSFDYLTNRSSGGVFDVAHLVLLLLPSRDGIALRKLLMTADGASLVRAVVSKEAVFFRQQLSRVIADLLYQWVVKTLGIGNKATKYSSQVRLTSELDNKELGPSSNLSMSMYDYQSIFQDRRLKVIFSRILNSAMKNPVLMLKLCWTSVVMVVAASALACHRVLVSLSEIYIAPFSLARKEVALSA; encoded by the exons ATGGCTACTCTAGCTGCTGTAATTTCCGCTTCTGCTACTACGGCGTCGTCTTCGATAAAGCCTACCTATTGCTTTCTGCGAAAATCATGGGAGTCGAAAACGGCGAAAGGGAAAGAAGTGAGGGTGATAGGgaattttagtcattttggaGAAACGGTGCATAAGGATTTTGAGTTTATAAAGAAAGGAGTTAGTAAAGGAGTTAACTGGGCAAATGAGGCATTTAAAATTCCGCAAGTTTTTAAAACCCTAGATGACTTTTTGTGGCTGAAGAATCTTGAAGATCCTCATGCTTCTCCTTTGGAGCCTCTGTCCTGGCCTCACCCTTCTTATCCAg GACTTACTGGAATGGATTTATTCATGGCTGATCTCAAAGCCTTGGAGGCATATGCTAGCTACTTCTACTATCTATCTAAGCTTTGGTCCAAACCGCTTCCCGAAGTCTATGATCCTCAAGATGTTGCTGACTATTTCAGTTGCAGGCCTCATGTAGTGGCTCTTCGACTTCTTGAG GTGTTTTCAGCCTTTGCTTCTGCCACAATCAGGATCCGTGCCTCTGGGATGAGAAAGTTCTTACAGCCAAATTCAGATAGAGATGTAAATGGGAACATCTCACAGTACAATTTTGGGGTggtattaaaagaaacaatgCTAAACTTGGGTCCTACTTTTATCAAAG TTGGTCAGTCCCTCTCTACAAGACCAGATATAATTGGTACTGAAATCTCCAAG GCACTTTCTGAGCTGCATGATCAAATTCCTCCTTTTCCTAGGACCATGGCTATGAAAATTGTTGAGGAAGAATTAGGTTCTCCTGTTGAATCCTTCTTTAGCTGTATCTCTGAGGAACCTGTAGCTGCAGCATCATTTGGTCAG GTATACCGTGCAAACACGCTTGATGGCTGTAATGTTGCTCTGAAAGTTCAGCGACCAAATCTGCGCCATGTGGTAGTTCGAGATATCTATATACTCCGCCTTGGG TTGGGACTGGTGCAAAAGATAGCAAAGAGAAAGAATGATCTTCGTCTCTATGCCGATGAGCTTGGAAAAGGTTTAGTTGGGGAACTGGATTACTCTCTAGAGGCTGCCAATGCCTCCAAGTTTCag GATATTCATTCCTCCTTTAAGTTCATGCACGTTCCAAAAATATATCATCATTTGACTCGAAAGAGAGTTCTGACAATGGAGTGGGTAGTTGGTGAGAGTCCAACTGATTTACTCTCTATATCTGCTGGCAATGCTGTTGATCATGGTTATGCATATTCAGAAAGGCAGAAAACTGAAGCAAAAAGGCGGCTACTTGATCTG GTTAGCAAAGGAGTGGAAGCATCGCTAGTTCAGCTGCTTGAAACCGGCTTGTTGCATGCTGATCCACATCCTGGAAACTTGCGTTATACATCATCTGGACAATTAGG GTTCCTGGATTTTGGTTTACTTTGCCAAATGGAAAAGAAGCATCAATTTGCTATGCTTGCTTCTATAGTGCACATAGTAAATGGGGATTGGGAATCTCTTGTTCGTGCTCTTATTGAAATGGATATTGTAAGGCCAGGGACCAATCTTCGGCGGGTTACAATG GAACTGGAAAATTCTTTGGGCGAAGTGGAATTTAGAGATGGAATTCCTGATGTCAAGTTCAGCAGG gtTCTCAGCAAAATATGGTCTGTGGCGCTCAAATATCATTTCCGCATGCCGCCATACTACACTCTTGTTCTACGCTCTCTTGCATCACTGGAAG GTCTGGCTGTAGCTGCAGATCCAAATTTTAAGACATTTGAAGCTGCATACCCCTATGTTGTCAGAAAATTACTCACTGAAAATTCCAATGAAACAAGGAGAATTTTGCATTCG GTGGTTTTGAACAAAAGGAAAGAGTTCCGGTGGGACAGGCTTGCTCTTTTCCTAAGAGTAGGATCAACTAG GAAAGTCTTGAACAGAGCAATAGCACCAAAGAGTGAAAGCTCCTTTGATTATTTAACTAATAGGTCATCTGGTGGTGTTTTTGATGTTGCACACTTAGTTTTGCTGCTGTTGCCATCCAGAGATGGTATTGCTCTTAGAAAACTTTTAATGACTGCA GATGGAGCTTCGCTAGTCCGAGCAGTGGTTTCTAAGGAGGCAGTTTTCTTTAGACAGCAACTTAGCAGGGTCATTGCTGACTTGCTATATCAATGGGTGGTTAAAACTCTTGGGATAGGCAATAAGGCAACCAAGTATAGTTCTCAAGTAAGATTGACAAGTGAGCTTGACAACAAAGAGCTAGGTCCATCTTCCAATTTATCCATGTCCATGTATGATTATCAATCCATCTTCCAAGATCGACGGCTCAAAGTGATCTTTTCGAGGATATTAAATTCAGCCATGAAAAATCCAGTACTAATGCTAAAACTTTGCTGGACTTCAGTTGTTATGGTTGTTGCTGCTTCCGCTCTGGCTTGTCATCGAGTTTTGGTATCTTTATCAGAAATCTACATTGCCCCTTTTTCACTTGCTCGCAAGGAGGTGGCACTTAGTGCCTGA
- the LOC8270732 gene encoding uncharacterized protein slr1919 isoform X2: MDLFMADLKALEAYASYFYYLSKLWSKPLPEVYDPQDVADYFSCRPHVVALRLLEVFSAFASATIRIRASGMRKFLQPNSDRDVNGNISQYNFGVVLKETMLNLGPTFIKVGQSLSTRPDIIGTEISKALSELHDQIPPFPRTMAMKIVEEELGSPVESFFSCISEEPVAAASFGQVYRANTLDGCNVALKVQRPNLRHVVVRDIYILRLGLGLVQKIAKRKNDLRLYADELGKGLVGELDYSLEAANASKFQDIHSSFKFMHVPKIYHHLTRKRVLTMEWVVGESPTDLLSISAGNAVDHGYAYSERQKTEAKRRLLDLVSKGVEASLVQLLETGLLHADPHPGNLRYTSSGQLGFLDFGLLCQMEKKHQFAMLASIVHIVNGDWESLVRALIEMDIVRPGTNLRRVTMELENSLGEVEFRDGIPDVKFSRVLSKIWSVALKYHFRMPPYYTLVLRSLASLEGLAVAADPNFKTFEAAYPYVVRKLLTENSNETRRILHSVVLNKRKEFRWDRLALFLRVGSTRKVLNRAIAPKSESSFDYLTNRSSGGVFDVAHLVLLLLPSRDGIALRKLLMTADGASLVRAVVSKEAVFFRQQLSRVIADLLYQWVVKTLGIGNKATKYSSQVRLTSELDNKELGPSSNLSMSMYDYQSIFQDRRLKVIFSRILNSAMKNPVLMLKLCWTSVVMVVAASALACHRVLVSLSEIYIAPFSLARKEVALSA; this comes from the exons ATGGATTTATTCATGGCTGATCTCAAAGCCTTGGAGGCATATGCTAGCTACTTCTACTATCTATCTAAGCTTTGGTCCAAACCGCTTCCCGAAGTCTATGATCCTCAAGATGTTGCTGACTATTTCAGTTGCAGGCCTCATGTAGTGGCTCTTCGACTTCTTGAG GTGTTTTCAGCCTTTGCTTCTGCCACAATCAGGATCCGTGCCTCTGGGATGAGAAAGTTCTTACAGCCAAATTCAGATAGAGATGTAAATGGGAACATCTCACAGTACAATTTTGGGGTggtattaaaagaaacaatgCTAAACTTGGGTCCTACTTTTATCAAAG TTGGTCAGTCCCTCTCTACAAGACCAGATATAATTGGTACTGAAATCTCCAAG GCACTTTCTGAGCTGCATGATCAAATTCCTCCTTTTCCTAGGACCATGGCTATGAAAATTGTTGAGGAAGAATTAGGTTCTCCTGTTGAATCCTTCTTTAGCTGTATCTCTGAGGAACCTGTAGCTGCAGCATCATTTGGTCAG GTATACCGTGCAAACACGCTTGATGGCTGTAATGTTGCTCTGAAAGTTCAGCGACCAAATCTGCGCCATGTGGTAGTTCGAGATATCTATATACTCCGCCTTGGG TTGGGACTGGTGCAAAAGATAGCAAAGAGAAAGAATGATCTTCGTCTCTATGCCGATGAGCTTGGAAAAGGTTTAGTTGGGGAACTGGATTACTCTCTAGAGGCTGCCAATGCCTCCAAGTTTCag GATATTCATTCCTCCTTTAAGTTCATGCACGTTCCAAAAATATATCATCATTTGACTCGAAAGAGAGTTCTGACAATGGAGTGGGTAGTTGGTGAGAGTCCAACTGATTTACTCTCTATATCTGCTGGCAATGCTGTTGATCATGGTTATGCATATTCAGAAAGGCAGAAAACTGAAGCAAAAAGGCGGCTACTTGATCTG GTTAGCAAAGGAGTGGAAGCATCGCTAGTTCAGCTGCTTGAAACCGGCTTGTTGCATGCTGATCCACATCCTGGAAACTTGCGTTATACATCATCTGGACAATTAGG GTTCCTGGATTTTGGTTTACTTTGCCAAATGGAAAAGAAGCATCAATTTGCTATGCTTGCTTCTATAGTGCACATAGTAAATGGGGATTGGGAATCTCTTGTTCGTGCTCTTATTGAAATGGATATTGTAAGGCCAGGGACCAATCTTCGGCGGGTTACAATG GAACTGGAAAATTCTTTGGGCGAAGTGGAATTTAGAGATGGAATTCCTGATGTCAAGTTCAGCAGG gtTCTCAGCAAAATATGGTCTGTGGCGCTCAAATATCATTTCCGCATGCCGCCATACTACACTCTTGTTCTACGCTCTCTTGCATCACTGGAAG GTCTGGCTGTAGCTGCAGATCCAAATTTTAAGACATTTGAAGCTGCATACCCCTATGTTGTCAGAAAATTACTCACTGAAAATTCCAATGAAACAAGGAGAATTTTGCATTCG GTGGTTTTGAACAAAAGGAAAGAGTTCCGGTGGGACAGGCTTGCTCTTTTCCTAAGAGTAGGATCAACTAG GAAAGTCTTGAACAGAGCAATAGCACCAAAGAGTGAAAGCTCCTTTGATTATTTAACTAATAGGTCATCTGGTGGTGTTTTTGATGTTGCACACTTAGTTTTGCTGCTGTTGCCATCCAGAGATGGTATTGCTCTTAGAAAACTTTTAATGACTGCA GATGGAGCTTCGCTAGTCCGAGCAGTGGTTTCTAAGGAGGCAGTTTTCTTTAGACAGCAACTTAGCAGGGTCATTGCTGACTTGCTATATCAATGGGTGGTTAAAACTCTTGGGATAGGCAATAAGGCAACCAAGTATAGTTCTCAAGTAAGATTGACAAGTGAGCTTGACAACAAAGAGCTAGGTCCATCTTCCAATTTATCCATGTCCATGTATGATTATCAATCCATCTTCCAAGATCGACGGCTCAAAGTGATCTTTTCGAGGATATTAAATTCAGCCATGAAAAATCCAGTACTAATGCTAAAACTTTGCTGGACTTCAGTTGTTATGGTTGTTGCTGCTTCCGCTCTGGCTTGTCATCGAGTTTTGGTATCTTTATCAGAAATCTACATTGCCCCTTTTTCACTTGCTCGCAAGGAGGTGGCACTTAGTGCCTGA
- the LOC8270730 gene encoding rhomboid-like protein 19 translates to MSSPSIPGGTALYSGFTRLCKGLAVVLVAGHLIVQILPSSLSYLALIPAKTIPFGWNLITAGYIEQSIYGVVVSTLCLLIMGKLLEPVWGSKEFLKFIFIVNFLTSVCVFITAIALYYITTQENYLYMPISGFQGVLSGFLVGMKQIIPDQELSVLRIKAKWLPSLALLLSIAVSFFTPESVTYLPTIIFGTYLSWIYLRYLQRKPETKLRGDPNDDFAFSTFFPEFLRPVIDPIASIFHRMLCGRSETSTEAQGYTLGGAPLPGSDPIEASRRRERGARALEERLAAERLAAARSSDDLKKDASENV, encoded by the exons ATGAGCTCTCCGTCGATTCCTGGA GGGACGGCTTTATATAGTGGATTCACCAGACTATGCAAAGGATTAGCTGTGGTACTTGTAGCCGGTCACCTTATAGTTCAAATTTTGCCTTCTTCTCTTTCCTATCTCGCTCTTATTCCTGCCAA gACAATTCCTTTTGGATGGAACCTAATTACAGCAGGTTACATTGAACAGTCAATTTATGGG GTGGTTGTCAGTACTTTATGTCTTCTTATTATGGGGAAACTACTTGAACCTGTATGGGGTTCCAAGGAGTTCTTGAAGTTCATTTTCATAGTCAACTTTCTTACTTCTGTATGTGTTTTCATTACTGCCATTGCCTTGTACTACATTACAACGCAGGAAAATTATCT TTATATGCCTATTTCTGGCTTCCAAGGGGTCTTATCAGGTTTCTTGGTTGGCATGAAGCAAATCATACCTGATCAAGAGCTATCTGTATTGAGAATAAAGGCAAAG TGGCTTCCATCCCTTGCGCTCTTGCTGTCTATTGCTGTAAGTTTCTTTACACCAGAATCTGTGACATATCTTCCAACCATCATATTTGGCACATACCTGAGCTGGATTTACTTGAGATACCTACAAAGGAAACCAGAAACAAAACTTAGGGGAGATCCAAATGATGATTTTGCATTCTCTACTTTCTTCCCTGAATTTCTTAG ACCAGTCATTGATCCCATTGCCTCAATATTCCATCGGATGCTCTGTGGAAGATCTGAAACTTCAACTGAAGCGCAGGGTTATACTCTCGGAGGTGCTCCATTGCCTGGTTCTGATCCCATCGAGGCATCTAGAAGGAG AGAAAGGGGAGCTAGAGCACTAGAAGAAAGATTGGCAGCTGAGAGGTTGGCAGCCGCAAGGAGTTCAGATGACTTGAAAAAAGATGCTTCGGAGAATGTTTGA